From the Halococcus saccharolyticus DSM 5350 genome, the window GGCGATTGGTTCGATATGTTTGTTTTCATTAACGGCCACGAGAATAGGGGGTGGTTCAATTTCGGTACTACTTGCCTTGATTAGTGTCGCTCTGTTCGTTACTGGAACACTATCGATCGGCACCTCTGGTTTGAATTGACGGCCCATCCATGGCTTGTAAGACGGTAAGTGCAAGGTGTAGTTAACATCACTATTCTCACCCGAATATCATCGGGAGAAGGGTGTTTGCGATGGGACTCCCATTCACAATTATGGTTGAGAAATCGAAACAGTACCGTGTCGGTGATCAGCCCCGCGATGCGGTCGAACAGGAGTGGGAGATTTTCATTCGGAATGAGAAGACTGACCCATTACGGCATACAGGCAGCATTTCCGCTCCGACAGCCGATGTTGCTCACATACAGGCGACAAAGCTGTTCAGGTGGTATGCGACCGATATTTGGCTGTGTCCAGCATCCGACGTTCGACGATATTCCACATACACGCTCGATGAACAAGCCGATTCAGTCAGCCCCGATGAAGAAGGTGAAAAGCGGAGCCACGAAGCGTGATTTCGATCAGCAAACTCCTCTGTGACCTCGACGCAGAGGGCGACGGTCTTCGATACGATGCTGCCAGCGAATCTTCAAAGCCCCAGATCACCGATCGCAAGCAACAGCAGCCGGTCGTCGTCTGGAACCTCACCAAGCAGTGCAATCTCTATTGCTCCCACTGCTATGCGGCCGCCGATACTGAAACCGCGCAGGGCGAACTCACTACTGAAGAAGGTAAACGCCTACTGGATGACCTCGCCGAGTATGCGGTTCCAGTAGTGTTGTTTTCCGGTGGAGAACCCCTCGTCCGCGACGATCTGAACGAACTGATCAGGTATGCCGATTCGAGAGGTATCCGTCCTGTTCTCTCGACAAACGGCACGCTAATCACCCCCGAAGGCGCTCGGAACCTGCGTGAGGCGGGGCTCGAGTATGCTGGAATCTCGGTTGATGGACTCCCCGAACGAAACGATGCGTTCCGTGGACAGGACGGTGCATTCGATGCTGCTGTTCGCGGGATTAGAGCGTGTCTCGACGCCGGACTCAAGACTGGGCTTCGGTACACGATCACCAAGCAGAATGCAGGTGATCTCTCCGGTGTCATTGATCTCCTCCACGACGAAGGCGTCAATCGGTTCTGCTTCTATCACCTCGATTACGGTGGCCGTGGTGCGGACATCGTCGACCTCGATCTCCCCCCAGAAGAGAAGCGGGCTGCCGTGAAGCGACTCTGTGATCTCACTCGAAGGTACTACGACCAAGACGAGGAGATCGAGACGCTACTCGTCGGTAACTACGCGGATGCTGCCTATCTCGTGGAATACGCGCGTCAGTATCTGAGTGAGTCCAAAGCTGAACGAATATACGACTACCTCCGCCGGAATGGGGGCGATCCAACTGGCGAGCGTGTCGCCGACATCGACTACCAGGGTAACGTCCATCTCACACAGTTCTGGCAGAACTATAGCCTCGGAAACGTCCGTGATCGCCCATTCAGTGCTATCTGGGAAGACGAATCAAACCCTCTGTTGAAGGCGTTGCGTAACCGAGAGCAGCGATTATCAGGTCAATGTGCCCGATGCCAGTATCAGAACATTTGTCGCGGGGCGTCACGTCTCCGCGCGCTCGCCGTTCACGACGACCCGTTCGCGCCTGATCCGCAGTGTTATCTCACAGACGGTGAAATCGCCTCGAATGCATAATTCCGCTCACCGTCCGTCTTGTACCATCTCAAAGAATGGGCCATCAAGCGCTCACCCACTGGGTTTGAAATGTATAGCCCTCCTAGTATGAGAATATGTCATCAATCGAACTAACGGACAGCCAGAAGAAGGTCCTCCAGACACTGGTCGATCTCTACCGCGAGAGTGAAACCGCGATCAAAGGCGAATCCGTCGCGGAGATGATCGATCGCAAGCCCGGCACGATCCGCAATCAGATGCAGAGCCTCAAAGCACTTCAGCTCGTCAAGGGCGTTTCGGGCCCCAAAGGAGGGTATAAACCGACCGCGAACGCCTACAACGCGCTCGATATCCAGGAGATGGACGAACCTGCATCCGTCCCGCTCACCCTCAATGACGAGCGTATTGAGACCGTGAACGTCCAGGAGATCGATTTCCTCAGCGTCCATCACCCTGAGAAGTGTCGCGCGGAGATTCACATTCAAGGGTCGACGGAGGACTTTCAAGACGGTGATACTGTTACCGTAGGACCGACCCCGAAATCGCGTCTCGCCATTACCGGACGGATCGATGGTATTGTCGATACTGACAACATCCTGGTGCTTGACACCGAGAGCATGGATGCACCTGTCGACAACTGATATCTCAATTGTAGTCGGGAACCCCCAGCATTCACGCCTGGGAAGCTGTCACTGTTATTCTCCATTTGATAGTGAATCCGGATCAAACAACTTCAGCGCTGTCTGAACGTCAGATCGGTCCTCGGACCGAGCGTTTCGAAGTGATTGCGTCGGCGGAGCCACCAACTCAGTAACGAGCGTGTCCGCCATGTCGGCGATGATCTCGCGCTGCGATTCAGTGAGGTTTCCCTGATTTCCTAGCTTCGTGAAAGCTGTCTCGAGTTCCCGCTGCTTGATCCGTTCTGCGTGAGCGTGAATGTGCTCGATAGCTCGCTCTCGTGAGGGATCTGGATCCACTGGTCGTCCTGATGCGTGATTCCGACGGCTCTGAACACTGTTCTCGGTACTTTGGGTCATCGATGAGTAGTCTCTCAGGCGGTGAACTGCTGTTCGGGAAGCGCTCCATCGTACTCATCCGGCGTGTACGCGCAGAGCGGATCACTTGCCAGTGGGTCACCAGTGTACGCGTACGCTCGCGACCGGCTCCCGCCGCAAACGTGCTGGTACTCACACGCGCCGCACTTGCCCTGGAAGGCGTCCGGGTCTCGAAGAGTTTGGAACAGCTCTGATTCTCGGTACACGTCGACGATACTCTCGTGTTTGACGTTCCGGCTGTTTCGGGCAGAAAACCCGAGGGATACACTTCGCCAGTATGGTTGATGAACGCGAACCCGTTCCCGGCGGT encodes:
- a CDS encoding TIGR04347 family pseudo-SAM/SPASM protein, which translates into the protein MISISKLLCDLDAEGDGLRYDAASESSKPQITDRKQQQPVVVWNLTKQCNLYCSHCYAAADTETAQGELTTEEGKRLLDDLAEYAVPVVLFSGGEPLVRDDLNELIRYADSRGIRPVLSTNGTLITPEGARNLREAGLEYAGISVDGLPERNDAFRGQDGAFDAAVRGIRACLDAGLKTGLRYTITKQNAGDLSGVIDLLHDEGVNRFCFYHLDYGGRGADIVDLDLPPEEKRAAVKRLCDLTRRYYDQDEEIETLLVGNYADAAYLVEYARQYLSESKAERIYDYLRRNGGDPTGERVADIDYQGNVHLTQFWQNYSLGNVRDRPFSAIWEDESNPLLKALRNREQRLSGQCARCQYQNICRGASRLRALAVHDDPFAPDPQCYLTDGEIASNA
- a CDS encoding Rrf2 family transcriptional regulator: MSSIELTDSQKKVLQTLVDLYRESETAIKGESVAEMIDRKPGTIRNQMQSLKALQLVKGVSGPKGGYKPTANAYNALDIQEMDEPASVPLTLNDERIETVNVQEIDFLSVHHPEKCRAEIHIQGSTEDFQDGDTVTVGPTPKSRLAITGRIDGIVDTDNILVLDTESMDAPVDN
- a CDS encoding glutamyl-tRNA reductase; protein product: MTQSTENSVQSRRNHASGRPVDPDPSRERAIEHIHAHAERIKQRELETAFTKLGNQGNLTESQREIIADMADTLVTELVAPPTQSLRNARSEDRSDVQTALKLFDPDSLSNGE
- a CDS encoding Htur_1727 family rSAM-partnered candidate RiPP; protein product: MVEKSKQYRVGDQPRDAVEQEWEIFIRNEKTDPLRHTGSISAPTADVAHIQATKLFRWYATDIWLCPASDVRRYSTYTLDEQADSVSPDEEGEKRSHEA